One window of the Archaeoglobus sulfaticallidus PM70-1 genome contains the following:
- a CDS encoding DUF917 domain-containing protein has protein sequence MRELSEIELRDIIEGCTVLGTGGGGDPKEGWEMIEKELKSGKKFMLAGLDEVPDDGIVAMPYFVGSVSGKKVESVYEEGEGARSYRLLEEYMGKEFWGVISTELGGANTAVALVTAAKLGLPIVDGDPAGRSVPELQHTTYYILGIGMTPFSVVTPLGDEIVISKVKDDFQAEKIVRGIVASIGTDVGVTSHPIPGKLLRDSVIKGAISYALKIGEALRAAREEGEDPIKALIGAGNGFLLFKGIASKSSWKDEGGFTIGEFELNGTGEFEGETYRVWFKNENLISWRNGEVDVTIPDLICVLTPDGHPVTNPNVQEGEEYAIVGLPAPQLWRTPKGLEIFGPKSLGLEIEYTPIEAKYGK, from the coding sequence GTGCGTGAATTGAGCGAAATTGAGCTTAGAGACATCATAGAGGGATGTACAGTTTTGGGAACTGGAGGTGGAGGAGATCCAAAAGAAGGCTGGGAAATGATCGAAAAAGAGCTGAAAAGTGGAAAGAAGTTCATGCTTGCCGGACTCGACGAAGTTCCCGATGATGGAATCGTCGCAATGCCGTACTTCGTCGGATCTGTATCGGGTAAAAAAGTAGAATCCGTCTATGAGGAGGGTGAAGGAGCCAGGTCATACAGGTTGCTGGAAGAGTACATGGGAAAAGAGTTCTGGGGTGTGATTTCAACAGAACTTGGAGGCGCAAATACTGCTGTGGCTCTTGTTACTGCAGCGAAGCTGGGATTGCCGATCGTTGATGGAGATCCGGCTGGAAGATCTGTTCCGGAGTTGCAGCATACAACCTACTACATCCTGGGCATCGGGATGACACCCTTCTCGGTTGTTACACCTCTGGGAGATGAAATCGTTATCTCCAAAGTTAAAGACGATTTCCAAGCTGAAAAAATTGTTAGAGGGATCGTGGCTTCTATTGGAACAGACGTTGGCGTTACATCCCATCCAATACCGGGTAAGCTCCTCAGAGATTCAGTTATAAAGGGTGCCATCAGCTATGCTTTGAAGATTGGAGAAGCGTTGAGGGCTGCAAGAGAAGAAGGAGAAGATCCGATTAAAGCACTCATAGGTGCCGGAAATGGCTTCCTGCTGTTTAAGGGAATAGCGTCGAAATCAAGCTGGAAAGACGAAGGAGGATTCACGATTGGTGAGTTCGAATTAAATGGAACTGGTGAATTTGAAGGAGAGACGTACAGGGTGTGGTTCAAGAATGAGAACCTGATTTCGTGGAGAAATGGCGAAGTGGACGTGACAATTCCGGATTTGATATGCGTTCTAACCCCCGACGGCCATCCGGTTACGAATCCAAACGTTCAGGAAGGAGAAGAATACGCGATCGTAGGACTTCCCGCACCGCAACTTTGGAGAACTCCAAAAGGACTGGAAATATTCGGACCAAAGAGTCTTGGACTTGAGATCGAGTACACACCAATTGAGGCAAAGTATGGAAAATAA
- a CDS encoding prohibitin family protein, whose product MKAGLGILVLLLFIGAAVALSSVVVIDSTEVGVVKELGVVKDEELTEGLHIVKPFITEVIRMPIYEKTLEMVGERHIKALTSEGLPVYFDMAVQYKINPTKASDVYKSLKNYEVWMESRIRAHARDMVAQYKAEDLYTEGRTKIQGDFEKKLSEEFEPYGIIITAVLIRNIDLPQSVESAIEAKIQAKQEAERMQFVIQKEELEKQRKIIEAQGIAEANKIIAESITDEYLAWYWIQNLDKHNSVIYVPIGENGIPMFKDVDKN is encoded by the coding sequence TTGAAGGCAGGTTTGGGTATATTGGTTCTTTTGTTGTTTATAGGGGCAGCTGTGGCTCTTAGTTCAGTAGTCGTCATAGACAGCACAGAAGTCGGTGTGGTTAAAGAACTTGGAGTTGTAAAGGACGAAGAGCTCACCGAAGGACTTCACATCGTCAAACCTTTCATCACCGAGGTCATCAGAATGCCCATCTATGAGAAAACACTTGAGATGGTCGGTGAGAGACACATCAAGGCCTTAACCTCTGAGGGTCTTCCAGTCTACTTCGATATGGCTGTACAGTACAAGATAAACCCCACTAAAGCATCCGACGTATATAAGTCCCTCAAGAACTACGAGGTTTGGATGGAAAGCAGGATTAGAGCACACGCAAGAGATATGGTGGCTCAGTACAAAGCCGAAGACCTGTACACCGAAGGCAGGACAAAGATACAGGGTGACTTTGAGAAGAAGCTTTCTGAGGAGTTTGAGCCATACGGAATTATCATCACTGCTGTACTTATAAGAAACATTGACCTGCCACAGAGTGTCGAAAGTGCTATCGAAGCAAAGATACAGGCAAAGCAGGAAGCTGAGAGAATGCAGTTCGTAATTCAGAAGGAAGAACTTGAGAAGCAGAGAAAGATTATTGAGGCACAGGGTATCGCTGAAGCAAACAAGATTATAGCTGAATCCATCACAGATGAGTACTTGGCGTGGTACTGGATACAGAACCTCGATAAGCACAACTCAGTGATATATGTACCAATCGGTGAGAACGGGATACCGATGTTTAAGGATGTAGATAAAAATTAA
- a CDS encoding ABC transporter substrate-binding protein, which translates to MRKLLSVGFVIALILAIAISGCAGTNKTTEPSTPPSEGAKEETKKVESKPNVVIYGYVSEMTTLDPSTEFSNSIIILPNVYECLVKYTPEGLKPWLATSWESNEDGTEWIFHLRKGVKFHSGNELTAEDVKWSIERTVRMGLGASFIWDPVESIEVVDDYTIKFKLKYPANLPLIASSSYGAYIMDSKLLSKIGDDETIADYLNKGHDAGSGPYTIEKYEPKTEVVLKKFDEYWGGWSDDQFDIAIIKIVPDASLREQMVASGEIHIARDLPLDDIPKLQQDPNVVVKQKSSYQELYAMLNTRKPPLDNKLVRQALSYAVPYEDIVKYVLHDYGKAAKGPIPPGMLGYFEDLKTYTYDPEKAKELLEQAGYPNGGFKLVLTYTNGDEAEAKVAEILKAEWGKLGIDVEIRPMNWEQQWALAKSDPMKAQDVFIFYWWPTYPTPYDFLFSMFHSEDEINFNLAYYSNPEFDELIDKAVALEGTNIEKAKDLYRKAEEILMEDAPAIFLYSPDDVYVIHKSVKGFEANPGYPQVVFFYDLRAT; encoded by the coding sequence ATGAGAAAACTGCTGAGTGTCGGTTTTGTAATTGCACTGATTCTGGCAATAGCAATTAGTGGGTGTGCTGGAACAAACAAAACTACAGAACCGTCCACTCCACCTTCAGAAGGTGCAAAGGAAGAAACCAAGAAGGTGGAGAGCAAGCCAAATGTGGTTATTTACGGATACGTAAGCGAAATGACCACATTGGATCCGAGCACAGAGTTCTCTAACTCAATCATTATTCTGCCAAACGTTTACGAATGTCTTGTTAAGTACACTCCAGAAGGTTTGAAGCCGTGGCTCGCAACCTCCTGGGAGAGCAACGAAGATGGAACTGAATGGATATTCCACCTGAGAAAGGGTGTAAAGTTCCACAGCGGAAACGAACTGACCGCTGAAGACGTTAAGTGGTCAATTGAAAGAACTGTCAGAATGGGGCTCGGTGCATCATTCATCTGGGATCCGGTTGAAAGTATAGAGGTTGTTGATGACTACACCATCAAATTCAAGCTCAAATATCCAGCCAACCTGCCACTGATAGCGTCTTCTTCTTACGGCGCATACATAATGGATAGCAAGTTGCTTTCGAAGATTGGAGACGATGAAACTATTGCAGATTACCTGAACAAGGGACACGACGCAGGAAGCGGGCCATACACAATAGAAAAATATGAGCCAAAAACCGAGGTCGTGCTCAAGAAGTTCGATGAATACTGGGGTGGGTGGAGCGATGATCAGTTCGACATAGCAATCATAAAGATAGTCCCGGATGCTTCGCTCAGAGAACAGATGGTTGCAAGTGGAGAGATTCACATCGCAAGAGACCTGCCATTGGACGACATTCCTAAGCTTCAGCAGGATCCAAACGTTGTTGTTAAGCAGAAGTCCTCCTATCAGGAGCTTTACGCAATGCTGAACACCAGGAAGCCACCTTTGGACAACAAACTTGTCAGGCAGGCGTTGAGCTACGCTGTGCCTTATGAGGACATCGTAAAGTACGTGCTCCACGATTACGGCAAGGCAGCTAAGGGTCCGATACCACCCGGAATGCTCGGATACTTTGAAGACTTGAAGACATACACATACGACCCTGAAAAAGCCAAAGAGCTCTTGGAGCAGGCTGGCTATCCAAACGGAGGATTCAAGCTCGTTTTAACGTACACGAACGGAGATGAAGCTGAAGCGAAGGTTGCCGAAATTCTCAAGGCCGAGTGGGGCAAGCTGGGCATAGATGTAGAGATCAGGCCAATGAACTGGGAGCAGCAGTGGGCTTTGGCCAAGAGTGACCCAATGAAGGCACAGGACGTGTTCATATTCTACTGGTGGCCAACGTACCCGACACCGTACGATTTCCTCTTCAGCATGTTCCACAGTGAAGACGAGATAAACTTCAACCTGGCGTACTACTCCAACCCAGAGTTTGACGAATTAATTGACAAAGCGGTAGCGCTTGAAGGCACTAACATAGAAAAGGCCAAGGATCTATACAGGAAAGCAGAGGAAATACTCATGGAGGACGCCCCAGCGATATTCCTGTACTCACCAGACGACGTATACGTGATTCACAAGAGCGTTAAGGGATTCGAAGCGAACCCAGGATACCCGCAGGTGGTATTCTTCTACGACCTGCGTGCGACCTAA
- a CDS encoding ABC transporter ATP-binding protein: protein MKELLTINDLYVNFRTMWGTAKVLNGVSLKIRKEEIFGLIGETGCGKSVTAMSILRLQPSNAEVYGEIIFKGENILEKSEEEMRKIRGKDISVVFQDPMTSLNPLFKIKDQMVDVITTHEGLSKEESLRHAKKYLKSVGLADVERILNSYPHELSGGMRQRVLIAMALSSNPSLLIADEPTTALDVTIQKQILGLILELKESYGFSVLLITHDLGVVAEICDRAGVMYAGNVVEVANTEELFENTIHPYSKALLSVVPDPRRRKHLKPLKGSVPSLINPPDGCRFHPRCDCMKDACTKQKPELIEYSKDHFVACHLYGGAKQ from the coding sequence ATGAAAGAACTCCTCACAATAAACGACCTGTACGTCAACTTTAGAACAATGTGGGGAACAGCGAAAGTTCTGAATGGTGTTAGCCTGAAGATACGAAAGGAGGAAATTTTTGGTTTAATTGGCGAGACCGGATGCGGGAAAAGCGTCACTGCGATGAGTATTTTAAGGTTGCAGCCTTCAAACGCCGAGGTTTACGGTGAAATAATCTTTAAAGGAGAAAATATTCTCGAGAAGTCAGAGGAGGAAATGAGAAAGATAAGAGGAAAAGACATATCAGTTGTGTTTCAGGATCCGATGACATCTCTAAACCCGCTCTTCAAAATCAAAGACCAGATGGTTGATGTGATAACGACTCATGAGGGGTTGAGCAAGGAGGAGTCTTTAAGGCATGCGAAGAAGTACCTTAAGTCGGTTGGTTTAGCGGATGTGGAACGAATCTTAAACAGCTATCCGCATGAGCTCAGCGGTGGAATGAGGCAGAGAGTATTAATAGCGATGGCACTGTCTTCCAACCCGTCTCTTCTAATAGCCGACGAGCCAACAACGGCATTAGATGTTACAATACAAAAGCAGATACTGGGGCTGATACTTGAGCTAAAAGAGAGTTATGGGTTCTCAGTTCTTTTGATAACCCACGATTTAGGCGTAGTTGCCGAGATATGTGATAGAGCCGGAGTTATGTATGCAGGAAACGTTGTTGAGGTAGCAAACACGGAAGAACTTTTTGAAAATACAATCCATCCGTACTCCAAAGCTTTGCTTTCAGTTGTTCCGGATCCAAGGCGTAGAAAGCATTTGAAGCCTTTAAAAGGCAGTGTTCCAAGCCTTATAAACCCACCAGACGGCTGCAGATTTCATCCGAGATGCGACTGCATGAAAGATGCGTGCACCAAGCAGAAGCCGGAGCTGATCGAATACTCGAAGGACCACTTCGTTGCATGTCATCTGTATGGAGGTGCAAAACAGTGA
- the cas2 gene encoding CRISPR-associated endonuclease Cas2: MYVIVVYDVNVDRVNRIKKFLRRYLTWIQNSVFEGEITPADLEEVKMGIREIIDEDEDMVVIYRLPSSKSLNREIMGVDKSGSEEII, translated from the coding sequence ATGTACGTAATCGTTGTTTATGATGTGAATGTTGATAGAGTCAACAGGATAAAGAAGTTCTTGAGGAGATATCTAACATGGATTCAGAATTCTGTTTTTGAGGGTGAAATCACACCGGCAGATCTTGAAGAAGTGAAAATGGGTATAAGGGAAATCATAGACGAGGATGAGGATATGGTCGTGATCTACCGTCTTCCCAGCAGTAAAAGTCTGAACAGAGAGATAATGGGCGTGGACAAGAGCGGGAGTGAGGAAATCATCTGA
- the cas1b gene encoding type I-B CRISPR-associated endonuclease Cas1b: protein MKKKNYYILSDGKLKRYENTIYFENKDGKKPIPINAIYAIYALGSLSVTSKALSLLASEGVCIHFFNRSGFYVGSFYPRETLISGDMVVKQVQHHIDEEKRLFLAKAFVEGSILNMSKVLAYYGLNDFRVEVENALQSLANAKTVAEIMGAEATARNAYYSAFDSILKNFEFGKRSRQPPENEVNAMISFGNSLLYSTVLSEIYHTQLHPAISYLHEPSERRFSLALDIAELFKPMIVDRTIFYLVNKGIVSEGDFNRDLKSVLLNESGKRKFLSAYNDKLNTTVKHRGLGRNVSYQRLIRLECYKLAKHLIGVEKYKPFVMWW, encoded by the coding sequence ATGAAGAAAAAGAATTACTACATACTTTCGGATGGTAAGCTGAAAAGGTACGAAAATACGATCTATTTCGAAAATAAGGACGGAAAGAAACCAATCCCTATCAACGCAATATATGCAATCTATGCTCTGGGCTCTTTAAGTGTCACATCTAAAGCTCTATCGTTGCTTGCAAGCGAAGGTGTATGCATACACTTTTTCAATCGTTCTGGCTTCTATGTTGGAAGTTTTTATCCCAGAGAAACCCTGATTTCAGGAGATATGGTTGTAAAACAGGTACAGCACCATATTGACGAAGAGAAGCGGCTTTTCCTCGCAAAGGCTTTTGTCGAGGGCTCGATTTTAAACATGAGTAAGGTTCTGGCATATTACGGGTTAAACGATTTCAGAGTAGAGGTGGAAAATGCACTCCAGAGCTTGGCTAACGCTAAAACTGTTGCCGAGATCATGGGTGCAGAGGCAACGGCAAGGAATGCATACTATTCAGCCTTCGATTCAATTCTCAAGAACTTTGAATTCGGGAAGCGGAGCAGACAGCCACCGGAGAACGAAGTTAACGCAATGATCAGCTTTGGCAACTCCCTGCTTTACTCTACCGTGTTATCCGAGATCTACCACACCCAGCTTCATCCAGCCATATCTTACCTGCATGAACCGTCCGAAAGGAGGTTTAGCCTGGCACTTGACATTGCCGAACTCTTCAAGCCGATGATAGTTGATAGAACAATATTCTATCTTGTAAACAAGGGGATTGTTAGTGAAGGTGATTTCAACAGGGATCTGAAGAGCGTTCTGCTAAACGAAAGCGGGAAGAGGAAGTTTCTTTCCGCATATAATGATAAACTTAACACGACCGTTAAGCATAGAGGTCTTGGTAGGAATGTCTCATACCAGCGCCTGATAAGACTTGAATGTTATAAGCTTGCAAAGCATTTGATTGGAGTTGAAAAATACAAACCCTTCGTGATGTGGTGGTGA
- the cas4 gene encoding CRISPR-associated protein Cas4 produces MISEMYIKGTQVNYYFICKTKLWLFSHNITMEHESDAVKLGKLIHREVFKRDEKEVQIGPIAIDVVRVGNILEIREIKKSRKMEDSYIYQTLYYLYFLKKFGIDARAVISFPKRRENIEIELSREDETKIKEILMDIEKIINSPMPKPEYRKICRKCAYFEFCFA; encoded by the coding sequence ATGATATCTGAGATGTACATCAAGGGAACTCAGGTCAACTATTATTTCATCTGCAAAACGAAATTGTGGTTGTTCAGTCACAACATCACAATGGAGCACGAAAGTGATGCTGTTAAACTTGGAAAGCTCATCCACAGAGAGGTTTTCAAAAGGGATGAAAAGGAAGTTCAGATAGGTCCCATTGCAATCGACGTCGTCAGGGTTGGCAATATCCTCGAGATAAGGGAGATAAAAAAGTCCAGAAAGATGGAGGACTCGTACATATACCAGACCCTTTACTACCTGTATTTTCTCAAAAAATTTGGTATAGATGCCAGGGCCGTAATTTCCTTCCCCAAGCGAAGGGAAAACATTGAAATTGAACTCAGTAGAGAGGATGAAACCAAAATCAAAGAGATTCTAATGGATATTGAGAAAATAATCAATAGCCCTATGCCTAAACCGGAATACAGAAAAATATGCAGAAAATGTGCATACTTTGAATTCTGTTTTGCGTAG
- a CDS encoding aspartate/glutamate racemase family protein translates to MILIVDPIKGEFEKSVKEYLKKHYPNDEFEVFSLDEGPETIESFTQKTIACSKLLEKIDELKKADAIVINCFADPCLFELRENLAVPVFGAGETTMHVAAMLGEFSVIGPGDNMISWTRIQAKEYGLFDKLISVKKIRFSVEDVIAGEEELYKATKEACTDAIDDGADAIILGCTGFTSIAERLKEEIWHEYQIPVLEPLLTTYSVARSLSVYHGKRGLFAGR, encoded by the coding sequence ATGATACTCATCGTAGACCCCATTAAAGGTGAATTCGAAAAAAGTGTAAAGGAATATCTGAAAAAACACTACCCAAACGACGAGTTTGAAGTTTTCTCCCTGGATGAAGGTCCAGAGACAATAGAAAGCTTCACCCAGAAGACTATAGCCTGCTCAAAGCTTTTAGAGAAAATTGATGAGCTTAAAAAAGCCGATGCAATAGTAATCAACTGCTTTGCAGACCCCTGTCTGTTTGAGCTGAGAGAGAATCTGGCAGTTCCTGTGTTCGGAGCTGGCGAAACGACGATGCATGTAGCGGCAATGCTGGGAGAGTTTTCTGTGATAGGGCCTGGAGACAACATGATATCGTGGACGAGAATTCAGGCGAAGGAGTATGGGCTTTTTGATAAACTGATATCGGTGAAAAAAATCAGATTCTCCGTGGAAGACGTTATTGCAGGAGAAGAAGAACTTTACAAGGCAACGAAAGAGGCATGTACAGATGCAATAGATGATGGCGCAGATGCAATTATTTTGGGATGCACAGGCTTTACCAGCATCGCCGAAAGGCTGAAAGAGGAGATATGGCATGAATATCAGATTCCCGTTCTGGAGCCGTTGCTAACTACATACTCTGTTGCACGCTCTTTGAGCGTTTACCATGGAAAAAGAGGTCTGTTTGCTGGGAGGTGA
- the cas6 gene encoding CRISPR-associated endoribonuclease Cas6 gives MRLQVNLVAVSNPAFIDFNHSYHLASMIYRAVERIDPRLSLELHTPSTFKFFTFSRLLVEGKNFRVEKGKMRLLNPNVRFFFSTLQKHIGVALVEGLLEKPEVKIGDAKFVVSEIKVLKEKEIGRKERFITLSPINVTTVVDNGRRRIVDLYPDSLKFYENLKKNLVRKYVAYYGREPEDDDFRIRVLRSKMKRIQVKNTFHRCVEMVFDAEGSKELLEIGYKAGFGERNSMGFGMVKAVDSRSIS, from the coding sequence GTGAGACTTCAGGTGAATCTTGTGGCTGTATCAAATCCAGCATTTATCGATTTTAACCATTCTTATCACCTTGCATCGATGATCTATAGAGCTGTAGAGCGGATTGATCCCAGGCTATCGCTTGAGCTACACACTCCATCGACATTCAAGTTCTTCACATTCAGCAGGTTGTTGGTTGAGGGCAAGAATTTCAGGGTTGAGAAGGGCAAGATGAGGCTGCTCAATCCAAATGTGCGCTTCTTCTTTTCGACGCTGCAGAAGCACATCGGTGTTGCTCTCGTCGAGGGGTTGCTTGAGAAGCCGGAGGTAAAGATAGGGGACGCAAAATTTGTTGTTTCAGAGATAAAGGTGCTTAAGGAGAAGGAGATTGGCAGAAAAGAGAGGTTTATCACATTGTCGCCGATTAATGTTACGACTGTTGTGGATAATGGCAGGAGGAGGATTGTTGATCTGTATCCCGACAGCCTGAAGTTTTACGAGAATTTGAAGAAGAATCTGGTCAGGAAGTATGTGGCTTACTATGGAAGGGAGCCAGAGGATGACGATTTCAGGATTAGGGTATTAAGATCCAAGATGAAGAGAATTCAGGTGAAGAATACTTTTCACAGGTGTGTTGAGATGGTTTTCGATGCTGAGGGTAGTAAGGAATTGCTGGAGATTGGGTACAAGGCGGGATTTGGTGAGAGGAATTCAATGGGGTTTGGGATGGTGAAGGCTGTTGATAGTAGAAGTATTTCGTAA
- a CDS encoding ABC transporter permease — protein sequence MRYRDYVIYRLILAVFVIFGVITVVFFISRMIPSDPAALWVGAHPTPEAIEKARKELHLDEPLLNQYLYYISSLLNGDLGVSIRTHNPVVDDIKSAFTATLELILFAELLALIVGIPLGVYSAVKKDSWVDNFSRIFAISGVSLPTFWFGIILQLAFFKYLQLLPLAGRVDSVILLEHPLEIITGLYLVDSLITGNIPVFVNALHHIILPALTLAMYPVGLITRQVRSMMVEVLQENYIKTAFAYGLPSRKIYFKYALKNAIAPALITVGLSVAYTLTGAFLTEIIFNWPGLGRYAAYSILSMDYPAVLGVTIVAATTYVIVNLVVDLIQVYLDPRIKL from the coding sequence ATGAGGTACAGAGATTACGTGATTTACAGACTTATACTCGCAGTGTTTGTAATCTTTGGAGTTATCACAGTCGTATTCTTCATTTCGAGAATGATACCTTCTGATCCGGCAGCACTTTGGGTGGGAGCACATCCAACACCAGAGGCAATTGAAAAGGCAAGAAAAGAGCTTCACCTGGATGAACCACTGTTGAACCAGTATCTATACTACATCTCATCCCTGCTTAACGGAGATCTGGGAGTGTCGATAAGAACTCACAATCCCGTTGTCGATGACATAAAATCAGCCTTTACAGCAACCCTAGAACTCATTCTATTTGCTGAACTGCTTGCACTGATAGTTGGAATTCCTCTGGGTGTTTATTCAGCAGTTAAAAAGGACTCCTGGGTCGACAACTTCAGCAGGATCTTTGCGATAAGTGGTGTGTCTCTGCCAACTTTCTGGTTTGGTATAATCCTGCAACTGGCTTTCTTCAAGTACCTCCAGCTATTGCCTCTTGCTGGAAGGGTAGATTCCGTAATACTGCTGGAACATCCACTCGAAATTATAACAGGTCTTTACCTGGTTGATTCGCTAATCACTGGCAACATCCCCGTATTTGTAAACGCTTTGCATCACATAATTTTGCCAGCATTGACGCTTGCCATGTACCCAGTAGGGCTCATAACGAGGCAGGTTCGCTCAATGATGGTAGAAGTCCTTCAGGAGAACTACATAAAAACGGCGTTTGCATACGGGTTGCCTTCGAGAAAGATTTACTTCAAGTACGCCTTAAAAAATGCCATCGCTCCTGCTCTGATAACAGTTGGTCTATCGGTGGCGTATACTCTAACAGGCGCATTTTTGACAGAGATAATCTTCAACTGGCCCGGTTTGGGTAGATATGCCGCATACTCGATTCTGAGCATGGATTATCCGGCAGTTCTAGGAGTCACAATTGTTGCTGCAACCACGTACGTCATCGTTAACCTGGTCGTTGATCTCATTCAGGTATACCTAGATCCAAGAATAAAACTATGA
- the nikC gene encoding nickel transporter permease: MRRNEILRVLLKNKLSIVGLSIIIALILIAILAPVLAPYPEQAMGEPNLKERLQPPSPEHPLGTDDMGRDILSRVIYGARTSLMIGFSVVAIALLIGVPLGLIAGYVGRKIDLVIMRITDVFLAFPPLLLALLIATTLGRGMFNAILALALSWWPWYTRLMRGMVVSVKERPYVEAAKAMDIAEWKIMLRHVLPNSISPVIIQATMDIGSAILEAAGLSFLGLGVQPPTPDWGLMVSEGKNYFLNYWWYPVFPGLAIFITVMAFNLLGDAVREAIDPRLRRRFL; this comes from the coding sequence ATGAGGCGAAACGAAATCCTTAGAGTCCTACTTAAAAACAAGCTTTCCATAGTGGGTCTTTCAATAATAATCGCACTCATTCTGATTGCAATACTTGCACCAGTTTTAGCACCCTATCCAGAGCAGGCAATGGGGGAGCCAAACCTAAAGGAGAGGCTGCAGCCACCAAGCCCTGAGCATCCTCTCGGAACTGATGACATGGGTAGAGATATACTGAGCAGAGTAATCTACGGAGCAAGAACATCCCTCATGATAGGATTCTCCGTCGTTGCCATAGCATTGCTAATTGGTGTCCCTCTGGGGCTAATTGCGGGGTATGTGGGTAGAAAAATCGACCTCGTAATCATGAGGATAACGGACGTCTTTCTCGCATTCCCGCCGTTACTGCTTGCATTACTCATAGCCACAACGCTGGGGAGGGGGATGTTCAACGCTATCCTGGCGTTAGCGTTGAGCTGGTGGCCCTGGTACACGAGGCTTATGAGGGGGATGGTCGTTTCGGTAAAGGAAAGACCCTACGTTGAAGCGGCAAAAGCAATGGATATTGCCGAATGGAAGATAATGTTAAGGCATGTGCTTCCAAACTCAATATCGCCGGTAATCATTCAAGCTACAATGGATATTGGGTCGGCAATTCTCGAGGCTGCTGGTCTGAGCTTTCTCGGCCTGGGTGTTCAGCCACCAACACCCGACTGGGGTTTGATGGTTAGTGAGGGGAAGAACTACTTCCTGAACTACTGGTGGTATCCCGTATTTCCTGGTTTGGCGATATTCATCACAGTAATGGCGTTCAACCTGCTTGGAGATGCCGTCAGAGAGGCTATAGATCCGAGATTAAGGAGGAGATTCCTATGA
- a CDS encoding ABC transporter ATP-binding protein: MIKVEGLKKYFPVTQGLIKKRITYLKAVDDVTFTINDGETFGLVGESGSGKSTTGRTILRLYEPTDGKIFFNDIEITALPKKELRKIRPKMQIIYQDPYSSLNPRLTVFDIVAEPLKEHHCEDVEDKVLELLEAVGLSEEHARKYPDELSGGQCQRVAIARALSLNPEFLVLDEPTSALDVSVQAQVLNLLENLQKEMNLTYLFISHDLGVVRYLANRVGVMYLGKLVEIGSIGQVFDNPLHPYTRLLLDSIPIPDPKARSIEKGIVAGEIPSPMDPPKGCRFHTRCPFVKDVCEREEPGMVEVEKGHFVSCHFAGEI, encoded by the coding sequence GTGATTAAAGTCGAAGGGTTGAAGAAATACTTCCCAGTAACGCAGGGGCTGATAAAGAAGAGAATTACATATTTAAAAGCTGTTGATGATGTCACCTTCACAATAAACGATGGAGAAACCTTTGGACTTGTTGGAGAAAGCGGGAGTGGAAAATCCACAACAGGAAGAACAATTCTGAGGCTCTACGAGCCAACGGATGGAAAAATATTCTTCAACGACATTGAAATAACGGCATTGCCTAAAAAAGAGCTGAGGAAAATAAGACCCAAAATGCAAATAATATATCAGGATCCCTATTCATCCCTAAATCCCAGATTGACCGTTTTTGACATAGTGGCTGAACCGTTGAAAGAACACCACTGCGAGGATGTTGAAGACAAGGTATTAGAGCTTCTGGAGGCTGTTGGGCTTAGCGAAGAGCACGCCAGAAAGTATCCAGACGAGTTGAGCGGCGGACAATGTCAGAGAGTCGCCATAGCAAGAGCACTATCTCTAAACCCGGAGTTTTTAGTGCTTGATGAGCCGACGTCAGCATTAGACGTTTCTGTTCAGGCGCAGGTATTGAATCTCCTTGAAAACCTTCAAAAGGAGATGAATCTCACGTACCTTTTCATATCCCATGATTTGGGAGTTGTCAGGTATCTAGCCAATAGAGTTGGAGTTATGTACCTCGGAAAGCTCGTTGAAATTGGATCAATAGGTCAGGTTTTCGATAACCCCCTTCATCCATATACAAGATTGCTTTTAGATTCAATTCCAATTCCCGATCCGAAAGCACGCTCTATTGAAAAGGGAATTGTTGCAGGAGAAATTCCGAGTCCGATGGACCCACCAAAAGGTTGTCGCTTTCATACGAGGTGTCCGTTTGTAAAGGATGTTTGTGAAAGGGAAGAGCCGGGCATGGTTGAGGTTGAGAAGGGACATTTCGTAAGTTGCCATTTTGCGGGGGAGATATGA